From the genome of Streptococcus marmotae, one region includes:
- a CDS encoding phosphopantothenate--cysteine ligase: protein MKILITSGGTSEAIDRVRSITNHATGNLGKIIAEKCLKTGLEVTLVTTKTAVKPSPTDNLTIVEITDVASLAQILEELVPTHDVLIHSMAVSDYSPVYMTGLDQVKNTQPIESLLEKTNVEGKISSKDDYQVLFLKKTPKVISVIKKWNPEIQLIGFKLLVNVAKEELFQVARASLMKNQADYILANDLADISPTRHGAYLVDETHAYPAQTKEEIADLIIEKLLEKRR from the coding sequence ATGAAAATCTTGATTACTTCTGGCGGAACAAGTGAAGCGATTGACCGTGTCCGCTCTATTACTAACCACGCGACAGGAAATCTAGGAAAAATCATTGCAGAAAAATGCTTGAAAACTGGATTGGAAGTAACCCTTGTCACCACTAAAACAGCCGTAAAACCTAGCCCAACAGACAACTTAACCATTGTAGAGATTACAGATGTGGCTAGCCTTGCTCAGATCTTAGAAGAGCTTGTACCAACTCACGATGTCCTCATCCATAGCATGGCAGTCTCTGATTATAGCCCTGTTTATATGACCGGTCTTGACCAAGTGAAAAATACACAACCGATCGAAAGTTTACTTGAGAAAACCAATGTTGAAGGAAAAATTTCATCAAAGGATGACTACCAAGTCCTCTTTCTCAAAAAAACACCAAAGGTGATCTCCGTGATTAAAAAATGGAATCCTGAGATTCAGCTGATTGGCTTTAAACTCTTAGTCAATGTTGCCAAGGAAGAACTCTTTCAAGTGGCCCGTGCCAGCCTCATGAAAAATCAAGCAGACTACATCTTAGCCAACGATTTAGCAGATATTAGTCCGACTAGACACGGTGCCTATCTGGTCGACGAAACACATGCCTACCCCGCCCAAACTAAGGAAGAAATTGCTGATTTAATCATAGAAAAACTATTGGAAAAAAGGAGATAA
- a CDS encoding formate--tetrahydrofolate ligase, with amino-acid sequence MKTDIEIAQGVELQPIVDVVEKVGISYDDLELYGKYKAKLSFEKIEAVKENELGKLILVTAINPTPAGEGKSTVTIGLADALSKIGQKTMIALREPSLGPVMGVKGGAAGGGYAQVLPMEDINLHFTGDMHAITTANNALSALIDNHIHQGNSLGLDQRRIIWKRVVDLNDRALRKVTVGLGGPLNGIPREDGFDITVASEIMAILCLATDLKDLKERLANIVIGYRFDRSPVYVRDLKVEGALTLILKEALKPNLVQTIYGTPAFVHGGPFANIAHGCNSVLATSTALRLADIVVTEAGFGADLGAEKFLDIKTPNLPKAPDAVVIVATLRALKMHGGVAKEHLSEENVAAVEAGFANLKRHVENIQKYGVPAVVAINEFVTDTPAEIAILKKLCAEIGVPVELASVWADGAAGGVDLAETLINTLEAQPAQYKRLYQAEDSLETKITKIVTEIYGGKGLVFEKKARTQLGEFAKHGWDKLPVCMAKTQYSFSDDPTALGAPENFDITIREFVPKLGAGFIVALTGDVMTMPGLPKLPAALNMDVAEDGTAIGLF; translated from the coding sequence ATGAAAACAGATATTGAAATTGCACAAGGTGTGGAGTTACAGCCGATTGTTGATGTGGTTGAAAAGGTCGGGATTAGCTATGATGACTTGGAACTATACGGGAAATACAAGGCTAAATTATCCTTTGAAAAAATAGAAGCTGTCAAAGAAAATGAGCTTGGGAAACTGATTTTGGTAACAGCCATTAATCCAACGCCCGCAGGAGAAGGGAAGTCGACTGTGACAATCGGTCTAGCAGATGCACTTTCTAAGATTGGTCAGAAAACGATGATTGCACTTCGTGAGCCGTCGCTCGGTCCTGTCATGGGAGTAAAAGGCGGAGCTGCTGGTGGTGGCTATGCACAGGTCTTGCCGATGGAGGATATTAACCTGCATTTTACAGGGGATATGCATGCGATTACCACCGCTAATAATGCTCTTTCTGCCCTGATTGACAACCATATTCATCAAGGAAATAGTTTGGGTCTTGATCAGCGTAGAATTATCTGGAAACGCGTGGTAGACTTGAATGATCGAGCACTTCGTAAGGTAACAGTCGGTCTGGGCGGTCCCTTGAACGGCATTCCACGTGAGGATGGATTTGATATTACGGTTGCCTCTGAAATCATGGCTATTCTTTGCTTGGCAACGGATTTAAAGGATTTGAAAGAGCGATTGGCGAATATTGTCATTGGTTACCGATTTGACCGCAGTCCAGTCTATGTTCGAGATTTGAAGGTTGAGGGTGCGCTCACCTTGATTTTGAAAGAAGCTCTAAAACCCAATCTTGTGCAGACGATTTATGGTACGCCTGCCTTTGTGCACGGAGGTCCCTTTGCCAATATTGCACATGGTTGCAATTCTGTTTTAGCGACTTCAACAGCGCTTCGTTTGGCAGATATTGTGGTAACAGAAGCAGGATTTGGGGCAGACCTTGGAGCAGAGAAGTTCCTTGACATTAAAACACCCAATCTCCCTAAAGCCCCTGATGCGGTTGTGATTGTGGCAACTCTCAGAGCACTTAAGATGCATGGCGGTGTAGCAAAAGAACATCTTTCAGAAGAAAATGTAGCAGCGGTGGAGGCGGGCTTTGCCAATCTCAAACGCCATGTTGAAAATATTCAAAAATATGGGGTTCCAGCAGTTGTTGCCATTAACGAATTTGTCACAGATACCCCAGCAGAAATTGCAATTTTGAAAAAACTCTGCGCAGAAATAGGTGTGCCAGTCGAACTCGCCAGCGTCTGGGCAGATGGTGCAGCAGGTGGTGTGGACTTGGCTGAAACTCTCATTAACACGCTTGAAGCACAACCTGCCCAGTATAAACGCCTTTATCAGGCAGAGGATAGCTTGGAAACAAAAATTACGAAGATTGTGACAGAGATTTATGGCGGTAAGGGGCTTGTCTTTGAAAAGAAAGCCCGCACGCAATTGGGTGAATTTGCTAAGCACGGCTGGGACAAGTTGCCTGTTTGTATGGCCAAAACCCAGTATAGTTTTTCAGATGATCCGACTGCTCTTGGTGCCCCTGAAAACTTTGACATCACGATTCGTGAATTCGTACCAAAACTGGGAGCAGGCTTCATTGTCGCTCTGACAGGAGATGTCATGACCATGCCAGGTCTACCGAAACTGCCTGCGGCTCTGAACATGGACGTGGCAGAAGACGGAACTGCAATTGGCCTCTTTTAA
- a CDS encoding ABC transporter ATP-binding protein, translating to MGSNSSLRQLVSRMLRQPLHLSLIVLGSLVQVILSVYLPVLIGQAVDAVFIKGNSAFFSDLLFSMIFVILTNTLVQFCLPLFINQLIFRLINELRQEVYEKMHSLPLAYLDRQSIGDMVARISSDSEQLTNGLTMIFSQFLLGMMTIFMTIFSMARLDRTLMILVVVLTPLSLFVARFIAQKSYGYYQKQTESRGQQTKLLEESIRQLSLIQSFNAQEQFMTRFGHSNQAYARYSQAAIFASATSNPTTRFINALIYALLAGLGALRIMTGNFTVGELTTFLSYASQYTKPFNDISSVLSELQSALVCAERLFEIVNQESLQDEKKPPLLEEAVAGQIQFKEVDFSYQPDQPLIEGLNITVPAGARVAIVGPTGAGKSTVINLLMRFYEVNKGQILLDQVPISHYSREEFRRQIGMVLQETWIKSATIHENIAYGYPEVTRDEVVAAAKAANADFFIRQLPQGYDTELTDGGASLSQGQRQLLSIARVFVHLPKILILDEATSSIDTRTEILVQQAFERLMQGRTSFIIAHRLSTIQSADLILVMVAGKIVEQGNHKQLMQAKGFYYHMQMSQEEGEKNL from the coding sequence ATGGGGTCTAATAGTAGTTTGAGACAACTTGTGTCTCGTATGTTACGGCAACCTCTTCATCTTTCGTTGATTGTACTTGGTAGTCTCGTTCAAGTAATCTTATCGGTCTACCTACCTGTTTTAATCGGTCAAGCTGTTGATGCTGTTTTCATCAAGGGGAATTCAGCTTTCTTTAGCGATTTGCTGTTTAGCATGATTTTTGTGATTCTAACCAATACGCTTGTTCAATTCTGTCTGCCACTTTTCATTAATCAATTGATTTTTCGTTTGATAAATGAATTGCGTCAAGAGGTGTATGAAAAAATGCATTCCCTGCCTTTAGCCTATCTTGATCGGCAGAGTATCGGAGATATGGTTGCTCGTATTTCGAGCGATAGTGAGCAATTAACCAATGGATTGACTATGATTTTCAGTCAATTTTTGCTTGGAATGATGACGATTTTCATGACGATTTTTAGTATGGCAAGGCTAGATCGAACCCTGATGATTCTGGTCGTTGTGCTGACTCCGTTGTCTCTATTTGTTGCTCGCTTTATTGCCCAAAAAAGCTATGGCTATTACCAGAAACAAACAGAGTCTCGTGGACAGCAGACCAAGTTGTTAGAAGAAAGCATTCGTCAGTTATCCTTGATTCAGTCCTTTAATGCCCAAGAGCAGTTTATGACACGGTTTGGGCATTCCAATCAGGCTTATGCCCGCTATTCGCAAGCAGCGATTTTTGCTTCTGCAACCAGTAATCCCACAACGCGTTTTATCAATGCTCTGATCTATGCTTTATTGGCTGGACTGGGTGCGCTTCGAATTATGACAGGAAATTTTACGGTAGGAGAGCTAACAACCTTTTTAAGTTACGCTAGTCAGTATACGAAGCCCTTTAATGATATTTCTTCTGTCTTATCCGAATTGCAGAGTGCCTTGGTCTGTGCGGAGCGACTCTTTGAGATTGTCAATCAAGAATCTCTACAGGATGAAAAGAAGCCCCCACTCCTAGAAGAAGCGGTAGCTGGTCAGATTCAATTTAAAGAGGTCGATTTTTCCTATCAGCCTGACCAGCCTTTGATTGAAGGCTTAAATATAACTGTCCCTGCTGGTGCTAGAGTTGCTATCGTAGGGCCTACTGGTGCAGGTAAGTCAACTGTCATCAATCTCTTGATGCGCTTCTATGAGGTGAATAAGGGGCAGATTTTATTGGATCAGGTGCCTATTTCACACTATAGCCGTGAAGAATTTAGACGGCAGATTGGCATGGTGTTGCAGGAAACGTGGATTAAGTCAGCAACGATTCATGAAAATATTGCCTATGGTTATCCCGAGGTGACACGTGATGAAGTAGTAGCAGCAGCTAAGGCTGCGAATGCGGATTTCTTTATTCGTCAGCTACCTCAAGGTTACGATACGGAATTAACTGACGGCGGAGCTTCCCTTTCCCAAGGACAGCGACAGCTGTTATCCATTGCTCGCGTCTTTGTTCACTTGCCTAAAATTTTGATTTTAGATGAAGCGACATCCTCTATCGATACGCGGACAGAAATTCTCGTGCAACAGGCCTTTGAACGCTTGATGCAGGGTAGAACGAGTTTTATCATTGCCCATCGCCTATCGACCATTCAGTCGGCTGACCTGATTCTCGTTATGGTAGCTGGAAAAATCGTAGAGCAAGGAAATCACAAGCAGCTCATGCAGGCCAAAGGATTTTACTATCATATGCAAATGAGTCAAGAAGAGGGGGAGAAAAATTTGTAG
- a CDS encoding phospho-sugar mutase, translated as MTYQEQYQTWLNYTELPDYLQEDLRNMDEKTKEDAFYTSLEFGTAGMRGLIGAGTNRINIYVVRQATEGLARLIESKGQEAKDRGVAIAYDSRHFSQEFAFDAARVLAEHGIKAYVFEELRPTPELSFAVRHLQTVAGIMITASHNPAPYNGYKVYGEDGGQMPPADADALTDYIRDITDPFAIAVADLEAAKERNLIEVIGEAVDSEYLKEIKDVNINQDLINEYGRDMKIVFTPLHGTGEMLARRALAQAGFESVQVVESQANPDPNFSTVKSPNPESQSAFALAEELGRQVDADVLVATDPDADRLGVEIRQADGSYRNLSGNQIGALIAKYILEAHKQAGTLPANAALAKSIVSTELVTKIAESYGATMFNVLTGFKFIAEKIQEFEEKHNHTYLFGFEESFGYLIKPFVRDKDAIQAVLIVAEIAAYYRSKGLTLADGINQIFEEYGYYAEKTISVTLSGVDGKAEIKKIMDKFRGNAPTEFNKTAIALLEDFQKQTATDKEGNVSALTTPPSNVLKYTLTDDSWFAVRPSGTEPKIKFYIATVGTDMADAEAKIAAIEAEINAFVKK; from the coding sequence ATGACCTATCAAGAACAATATCAAACCTGGCTCAACTATACAGAGCTTCCTGACTATCTACAGGAAGACTTGCGCAATATGGATGAAAAGACCAAAGAAGATGCTTTTTATACGTCTCTTGAGTTTGGAACAGCTGGTATGCGTGGATTGATTGGAGCTGGTACCAACCGTATCAACATTTATGTCGTACGCCAAGCAACAGAAGGTTTGGCACGCCTTATCGAATCAAAAGGTCAAGAAGCCAAAGATAGAGGTGTTGCCATTGCCTATGACTCTCGCCACTTTTCTCAAGAATTTGCCTTTGACGCAGCTCGTGTCCTTGCTGAACATGGCATCAAGGCCTATGTTTTTGAAGAATTACGGCCGACACCAGAACTATCATTTGCAGTCCGTCATCTCCAAACAGTTGCTGGAATCATGATTACGGCGAGTCACAACCCTGCTCCATACAACGGTTATAAAGTATACGGTGAAGATGGCGGTCAAATGCCACCTGCAGATGCAGATGCTCTTACAGACTATATTCGCGATATCACAGATCCATTTGCCATTGCTGTAGCTGATTTGGAAGCTGCCAAAGAACGCAATCTCATCGAAGTTATCGGTGAAGCAGTCGATAGCGAGTACCTCAAAGAAATCAAAGATGTCAATATCAACCAAGACCTCATCAACGAATATGGTCGCGATATGAAGATTGTCTTTACACCGCTACATGGTACAGGTGAGATGCTGGCTCGTCGTGCCCTTGCCCAAGCAGGTTTTGAATCTGTCCAAGTCGTAGAAAGTCAAGCAAATCCTGATCCAAACTTCTCAACCGTCAAATCACCGAATCCAGAAAGTCAATCTGCCTTTGCCCTTGCTGAAGAATTAGGCCGTCAAGTTGATGCAGATGTCTTGGTCGCAACAGATCCAGATGCTGACCGCCTCGGAGTTGAAATTCGCCAAGCAGACGGTAGCTACCGCAACCTTTCTGGTAACCAAATCGGAGCCCTCATTGCCAAATATATCTTGGAAGCCCACAAACAAGCTGGCACCCTTCCAGCAAATGCAGCTCTAGCCAAATCAATTGTGTCAACTGAACTCGTGACCAAAATTGCAGAAAGCTACGGCGCAACTATGTTCAATGTCTTGACTGGTTTCAAATTTATCGCAGAAAAGATTCAAGAATTTGAAGAAAAACACAACCATACCTATCTATTTGGTTTTGAGGAAAGCTTCGGCTACCTTATCAAGCCATTTGTGCGTGACAAAGATGCTATTCAAGCCGTTCTAATTGTTGCTGAAATCGCCGCCTACTATCGCTCTAAAGGCTTGACCTTGGCAGATGGCATTAACCAAATTTTTGAAGAATATGGCTACTATGCAGAAAAAACTATTTCTGTCACCCTCTCAGGTGTTGACGGAAAAGCGGAAATCAAGAAGATTATGGACAAATTCCGTGGCAATGCTCCAACAGAATTTAACAAGACAGCCATTGCCCTCTTAGAAGATTTCCAAAAACAAACAGCTACTGATAAGGAAGGTAACGTCTCAGCATTGACAACTCCGCCAAGCAATGTCTTGAAATACACCTTAACAGATGATTCTTGGTTTGCAGTTCGTCCGTCTGGAACAGAGCCAAAAATCAAGTTCTACATTGCAACTGTTGGAACGGATATGGCTGATGCAGAAGCAAAAATCGCTGCTATTGAAGCAGAAATCAATGCATTTGTAAAAAAATAA
- a CDS encoding GNAT family N-acetyltransferase has product MLVIRTAQAIDAAAIRAIYEPYVEKTAITFDLEVPSKEDFQRKIEQINERFPFLLAEDDGQVMGYAYASTYYDKAAYDWTAELTIYLDEEKRGSGLGSALYDALESELIQRGFKNFVACISLPNEASIAFHKNRGYEQVAHFKKVGYKFDKWHDIVWLQKSLLEE; this is encoded by the coding sequence ATGTTAGTGATTCGTACTGCACAAGCAATCGATGCGGCAGCTATTCGAGCGATTTATGAACCTTATGTAGAGAAAACAGCCATTACCTTTGATTTGGAGGTACCTAGCAAAGAGGATTTCCAACGGAAAATAGAGCAGATAAACGAGCGTTTTCCCTTTCTCCTTGCTGAAGATGACGGGCAGGTCATGGGTTATGCCTATGCTTCGACTTACTACGATAAAGCCGCTTACGATTGGACAGCAGAATTAACGATTTATCTAGACGAGGAAAAGCGTGGTTCAGGACTAGGAAGCGCTTTGTATGATGCCTTGGAAAGCGAATTGATCCAACGCGGTTTTAAGAACTTTGTAGCCTGCATTTCTCTGCCAAATGAGGCTAGTATTGCCTTTCATAAGAACCGTGGGTATGAGCAGGTGGCGCATTTTAAAAAGGTTGGTTACAAATTTGATAAATGGCACGATATTGTTTGGTTACAAAAAAGTTTATTGGAGGAATAA
- the mutY gene encoding A/G-specific adenine glycosylase, with product MIDLKKYGIEMWPQEKIVAFRKALLDWYDENKRDLPWRRTRDPYAIWVSEIMLQQTRVDTVRPYYERFLYHLPTIQDLASAPEEVILKLWEGLGYYSRVRNMQQAAQQMVSDFEGRFPTTYADIASLKGIGPYTAGAIASIAFGLPEPAVDGNVMRVLSRLFEVDHDIGVPANRKIFQAMMEELIDPERPGDFNQALMDLGSDIESPTNPRPEESPVKDFSAAYLNGTMDKYPIKAPKKKPIPVTYQAFIIRNEKNEFLLEKNQGTNLLAGFWSFPLVEKDEAIPPQLSLFEVAEASPQVDVKQEFHKIYPLEVEWQSERFAPVQHIFSHRKWQIELLEGIAIAGFLPKNRELQWISVEDFHRYPFAKPQQKMWDSYLAGKQSLT from the coding sequence ATGATTGATTTGAAGAAATACGGCATTGAAATGTGGCCACAAGAAAAGATAGTAGCCTTTCGCAAGGCCTTACTGGACTGGTATGATGAAAATAAGCGAGACCTGCCTTGGCGGCGTACTAGAGATCCCTATGCTATTTGGGTGTCAGAAATTATGCTACAGCAAACACGTGTTGATACGGTCAGGCCTTATTATGAACGCTTTTTATATCACTTGCCGACTATACAGGATTTGGCATCTGCACCTGAAGAAGTTATTTTGAAACTTTGGGAAGGTTTGGGCTACTATTCACGAGTGCGCAATATGCAACAGGCTGCCCAGCAAATGGTGTCAGATTTTGAAGGCAGATTTCCTACCACATATGCAGACATTGCGAGTTTAAAAGGAATTGGTCCATATACTGCTGGAGCTATTGCCAGTATTGCCTTTGGCTTACCAGAACCAGCTGTGGATGGGAATGTCATGCGGGTTTTGAGTCGCTTGTTTGAGGTAGACCATGACATTGGGGTGCCTGCAAACCGCAAGATTTTTCAGGCCATGATGGAAGAATTGATTGATCCAGAACGACCAGGGGACTTTAATCAGGCTCTGATGGATTTGGGGTCTGATATCGAATCTCCTACCAATCCTAGACCTGAAGAAAGTCCAGTTAAGGATTTCAGTGCGGCCTATCTCAACGGTACCATGGACAAATATCCGATTAAGGCACCTAAGAAAAAGCCAATTCCAGTCACCTATCAAGCCTTTATTATTCGCAATGAGAAAAATGAATTTTTGTTAGAGAAAAATCAAGGGACTAACTTATTGGCAGGATTTTGGTCTTTTCCTTTAGTGGAGAAAGATGAGGCAATTCCTCCGCAGCTCTCTCTTTTTGAAGTTGCAGAAGCTAGTCCGCAAGTAGATGTTAAACAGGAATTTCATAAAATCTACCCATTAGAAGTGGAGTGGCAGTCCGAAAGATTTGCACCTGTGCAACATATCTTTAGTCATCGCAAGTGGCAGATTGAATTACTAGAAGGAATCGCAATAGCAGGCTTTCTTCCAAAGAATCGGGAACTCCAGTGGATTTCAGTTGAGGATTTTCATCGCTATCCCTTTGCTAAACCACAGCAAAAAATGTGGGATAGTTACTTGGCTGGAAAACAAAGCTTGACCTAA
- a CDS encoding DNA alkylation repair protein: MRVEELQDQLKAVASVEEAEKMAAYLRNQFPFLGVRASLRRKISKEFFKPYQKNPIDWNFVEQAWANPYREIHYTAIDYLAMNKGKLTPEDLPRLKTLITTHSWWDSVDGLDKIAGEIAFSYPKAKSVLLDWSVSDNIWLRRVAIDHQLLRKQNTDTELLEQIVVNNLGQTEFFINKAIGWSLRDYSKVNPAWVRDFIAKYEEKMAPLSIREASKYI, translated from the coding sequence ATGCGGGTAGAAGAACTTCAAGACCAATTGAAGGCAGTTGCGTCTGTCGAAGAGGCAGAGAAAATGGCGGCCTACCTTCGCAACCAATTTCCTTTTTTGGGGGTGAGAGCTAGCTTACGCAGGAAAATCAGCAAGGAATTTTTTAAGCCTTATCAGAAGAATCCTATTGATTGGAACTTTGTCGAGCAGGCCTGGGCTAATCCCTACCGTGAAATCCATTATACAGCAATTGATTACCTGGCTATGAATAAAGGAAAGTTGACGCCTGAGGATTTGCCTCGCTTGAAAACCTTGATTACAACGCATTCATGGTGGGACTCAGTCGATGGATTGGATAAAATTGCGGGGGAGATTGCTTTTTCTTATCCCAAGGCCAAATCTGTTTTACTGGACTGGAGTGTTTCTGATAATATCTGGTTGCGCAGGGTTGCGATTGACCACCAACTATTGCGCAAGCAAAATACAGATACGGAGTTGTTAGAGCAAATAGTGGTCAATAACCTCGGTCAAACAGAGTTTTTCATCAATAAAGCGATTGGCTGGAGTTTACGCGATTATTCCAAAGTCAATCCAGCTTGGGTGAGGGACTTTATTGCCAAATATGAAGAGAAAATGGCACCTCTCAGCATTCGTGAAGCAAGTAAGTATATATAA
- a CDS encoding DUF5052 family protein, which produces MKKKWLKIALVLSLSVGVLAGCQSIQNWWKNTKAEWIGLDMTVRTYDENSQLIDQMSGKSLSIARNEEFDSVDSEGNSKGDSSVLKITLGKYEIDHVGSSLIAVEDGLEDIFLKYQKNATADDQQAAVPILNRMVSKFKNDFTGKAKVILIRSQNGTPLATYAGNKVSLYASDAPKTSELLIDGKRLIIYRCDYTIYDRELLER; this is translated from the coding sequence ATGAAAAAGAAATGGTTGAAAATAGCTCTTGTACTCAGCTTATCGGTCGGTGTATTGGCAGGCTGTCAGTCTATTCAGAACTGGTGGAAAAATACCAAGGCAGAGTGGATTGGACTAGATATGACAGTACGGACCTATGATGAAAATTCACAACTGATTGATCAAATGTCTGGGAAATCCTTATCCATTGCTCGAAATGAAGAGTTTGATTCGGTGGATAGTGAAGGAAATTCAAAGGGAGATAGTTCCGTTTTGAAAATCACCTTGGGCAAATATGAAATTGATCACGTGGGATCATCCTTGATTGCAGTAGAAGATGGCTTAGAAGATATTTTCTTGAAATACCAAAAGAATGCGACCGCAGACGATCAACAAGCAGCAGTTCCAATTCTCAATCGTATGGTTTCGAAATTTAAAAACGACTTTACTGGAAAAGCAAAAGTTATTTTGATTCGTTCACAAAATGGGACACCGCTTGCGACCTATGCAGGAAATAAGGTTTCTTTATACGCTTCTGATGCACCAAAGACTTCAGAACTGTTGATTGACGGCAAACGCTTGATTATTTACCGCTGTGACTACACCATTTATGATAGGGAGTTGTTGGAGAGATGA
- the coaC gene encoding phosphopantothenoylcysteine decarboxylase, giving the protein MARITLAVTGSISAYKAADLTSQLGKLGHSVTVLMTRAATQFITPLTLQSLSKNLVHTDVMVEENPSSIKHIDIAKQTDVFLVAPASAQTIAKLSYGFADNIVTAVALALPSTTPKLIAPAMNTNMYLNPATQENLKRLQTYGFEEILPRESLLACGDVGVGALADSDVILEKVSNTLHETN; this is encoded by the coding sequence ATGGCTCGTATTACCCTAGCCGTTACAGGTTCTATATCTGCTTATAAAGCTGCAGACTTGACTAGTCAACTAGGAAAGTTAGGCCACTCGGTCACTGTCCTAATGACAAGAGCTGCTACCCAATTCATTACGCCATTAACTTTACAGTCTTTGTCCAAAAATCTCGTTCATACAGATGTGATGGTGGAGGAAAATCCTAGCTCTATCAAGCACATTGATATCGCCAAACAAACAGATGTCTTTCTGGTAGCACCTGCTTCTGCACAGACGATTGCCAAGCTTTCCTATGGCTTTGCTGACAACATTGTCACTGCTGTTGCCTTAGCCTTACCTAGCACCACACCCAAGTTGATTGCGCCAGCTATGAATACAAATATGTACCTCAACCCTGCTACCCAAGAAAATCTTAAACGGTTGCAGACATATGGCTTTGAAGAAATTTTACCGAGAGAATCCTTACTTGCTTGTGGTGATGTCGGAGTTGGTGCCCTTGCAGATAGTGATGTTATTTTAGAGAAAGTGAGTAATACCCTCCATGAGACGAACTAA
- a CDS encoding ECF transporter S component — MRRTKSTQVAILAIFFATMIVIDILSSVIFNLLPVPIKPTIVHIPVIVASILYGPKIGATLGGMMGILSVVHNTIMLLPTSYLFSPFVANGQWYSLVVAILPRILIGVTPYFIYRLSQKRLGLLISGAIGSLTNTVFVLGSIFFLFSSVYNGNIQAMLATIIGTNSIAEMLIAAFLTAAIVPTLQKAKK; from the coding sequence ATGAGACGAACTAAATCTACTCAAGTTGCAATCCTAGCTATTTTCTTTGCCACAATGATTGTGATTGACATTCTCAGCTCTGTCATTTTTAATCTCTTGCCAGTCCCCATCAAACCAACGATTGTCCACATCCCAGTCATTGTAGCCTCCATTTTATATGGTCCTAAAATTGGGGCAACCTTAGGAGGAATGATGGGCATCTTGAGTGTGGTCCATAACACGATTATGCTCTTACCTACCAGCTATCTTTTTTCTCCTTTTGTTGCCAATGGGCAATGGTATTCTTTGGTTGTCGCTATCCTTCCACGTATATTGATTGGGGTAACGCCATACTTTATCTATCGCTTATCACAAAAGCGACTAGGCCTTCTCATTTCTGGAGCTATCGGCTCATTAACTAATACTGTCTTTGTTCTTGGAAGTATCTTTTTCCTCTTCTCATCTGTCTATAATGGAAATATCCAAGCAATGTTAGCAACTATTATTGGGACAAATTCGATTGCAGAAATGCTGATTGCAGCCTTTCTGACAGCAGCTATTGTACCAACTCTGCAAAAAGCGAAAAAATAA